The proteins below come from a single Chryseobacterium sp. MA9 genomic window:
- the mutL gene encoding DNA mismatch repair endonuclease MutL, with product MSDIIQLLPDHVANQIAAGEVVQRPASIVKELLENAIDADATKIELIVRDAGKNLIQVVDDGKGMSETDARMAFERHATSKIKGTEDIFKIATKGFRGEALASIAAVSQVELRTKQQDTSIGTNIYIEGGVFQFQDPIQTADGSNFLVKNLFYNVPARRKFLKNNNIEFRHVIDEFQRVALAHENLEFSLFHDDEAVFRLRKGSQMQRIVDVFGRKLQPLLIPIKEDIIWCKLHGFVAKPEGAKKARGEQFLFVNGRYFRSPYFNKAVQEAFEGLLQPGYVPSFFLFLELDPEKIDVNIHPQKTEVKFEDEHLIFALLRSTIKRSLGIYNVSPSLDFDRDPELDEMMNKPIPSKGNGGGSGFVKMPEIIVDKDYNPFLEEKNVVHPEEIQNLTEMYHQNITAEPSKINLFEDEDFDEDLMRLPNGYWLFNKGDVTLMLDLGRMHRLLVSEGNKSIRKSNTNSHALLFSLEYHMNEIEKTKYNSIKKYLPELGFDMKIAHESVLRIDSLPEGLKETQAMKFLENLFEILEYKTEEEFLQYYHNQWSKMQSKSRFDFIYKKDAEQLIKDFTALGFPEFLPDGKRCYYEVPFNDFKNKF from the coding sequence ATGTCAGATATTATTCAGCTTTTACCGGATCATGTAGCGAACCAAATTGCAGCGGGAGAGGTGGTGCAGCGGCCTGCATCCATCGTGAAAGAACTTTTGGAAAACGCTATAGATGCAGATGCAACGAAGATTGAACTGATTGTCAGAGATGCCGGGAAAAACCTTATTCAGGTGGTAGATGACGGAAAAGGAATGTCCGAAACAGATGCGCGAATGGCATTTGAAAGACATGCTACCTCCAAAATCAAAGGAACAGAAGATATCTTTAAGATTGCCACAAAAGGCTTCCGCGGTGAAGCCCTTGCCTCTATTGCAGCAGTTTCTCAGGTAGAACTCAGAACGAAACAGCAAGACACATCTATCGGAACCAACATTTATATCGAAGGTGGGGTTTTCCAGTTTCAGGATCCGATTCAGACAGCTGACGGATCAAATTTTTTAGTAAAAAATCTTTTCTATAACGTTCCTGCAAGAAGGAAGTTTTTGAAAAATAACAATATTGAATTCAGACACGTAATTGATGAATTTCAGCGTGTTGCACTGGCTCATGAAAATCTGGAGTTTTCCCTTTTTCATGATGATGAAGCTGTTTTCAGACTGAGAAAAGGAAGTCAGATGCAGCGTATTGTAGATGTTTTCGGAAGAAAACTTCAGCCGCTTTTGATTCCTATTAAAGAAGATATTATCTGGTGTAAGCTGCATGGGTTTGTTGCCAAGCCTGAAGGAGCCAAGAAAGCAAGAGGAGAGCAGTTTCTTTTTGTGAACGGAAGATATTTCAGAAGTCCATACTTCAATAAAGCAGTACAGGAGGCCTTTGAAGGATTACTTCAGCCCGGATATGTACCTTCATTTTTCCTTTTTCTGGAGCTTGATCCGGAGAAAATTGACGTGAATATCCACCCGCAGAAAACCGAGGTAAAATTTGAAGATGAACACCTTATTTTTGCTTTGCTCCGCTCAACCATCAAAAGATCTTTAGGAATTTATAATGTCTCTCCAAGCCTTGATTTCGACAGAGACCCGGAACTGGATGAAATGATGAATAAACCGATACCAAGTAAAGGAAACGGTGGCGGAAGCGGTTTTGTAAAAATGCCTGAAATAATTGTAGACAAGGATTATAACCCTTTCCTGGAAGAGAAAAATGTAGTGCATCCGGAAGAAATTCAGAACCTTACGGAAATGTACCATCAGAATATTACCGCAGAGCCTTCAAAGATCAATTTATTTGAAGATGAAGATTTTGACGAAGATCTGATGAGACTTCCAAACGGCTACTGGCTTTTCAATAAAGGAGATGTGACACTGATGCTGGATCTTGGAAGAATGCACAGGCTTTTGGTTTCTGAAGGGAATAAATCTATCAGAAAATCAAACACAAACAGCCATGCCCTTCTATTTTCTCTGGAGTATCATATGAATGAGATTGAAAAGACAAAATACAATTCGATAAAAAAATATCTTCCGGAATTAGGGTTTGACATGAAAATTGCTCATGAAAGTGTGCTTCGAATAGATTCACTTCCTGAAGGACTGAAAGAAACCCAGGCGATGAAATTCCTGGAAAACCTTTTTGAAATCCTGGAATACAAGACAGAAGAAGAATTTTTACAATATTACCATAATCAATGGAGCAAAATGCAGTCGAAGTCAAGATTTGATTTTATTTATAAAAAAGATGCGGAACAGCTTATCAAAGACTTTACAGCATTAGGTTTCCCGGAATTTTTACCGGATGGGAAAAGATGCTATTATGAAGTTCCGTTTAACGACTTTAAAAACAAATTTTAA
- a CDS encoding YoaK family protein: MLRNYSNSRTLGDNIRLGTLTAFTAGTINIASLLIFLSFTSNVTGHYAILAAEISKGNWTQVAVVGGWIFLFFFGSFLSNFIVINFNKKSKYFAHSMPIALEIICLLFVGIYGQFYYQKTLEETEYLVALMLFATGLQNGLTASISNFSVKTTHLTGTTTDLGILVSMFTQKKYRRNGELIGRAKLLMSIMLAYIMGAVFSGLTYYYLEFRVFYVISLCLLFVIGYDAYKIHIRHFNTKYRYNRIYRKPNIFAYLYEKIHGIPKREKKRKLVFED; encoded by the coding sequence ATGTTAAGAAATTATAGTAACAGCAGGACACTGGGAGATAATATCAGGTTGGGGACGCTGACTGCCTTTACGGCGGGTACTATAAATATTGCTTCCCTATTAATATTTCTTTCTTTTACCTCGAACGTAACGGGACACTACGCTATTTTAGCAGCAGAAATAAGTAAAGGAAACTGGACGCAGGTGGCCGTCGTAGGCGGATGGATCTTTTTATTCTTCTTCGGAAGCTTTCTGTCCAACTTTATTGTCATCAATTTTAACAAAAAAAGTAAATATTTTGCCCATTCTATGCCCATTGCACTGGAAATTATATGTCTCCTTTTTGTAGGAATATACGGGCAGTTTTACTATCAGAAAACATTAGAAGAAACAGAATATTTGGTAGCATTAATGCTTTTTGCCACTGGACTGCAAAACGGTCTTACGGCAAGTATCTCCAACTTCTCTGTGAAAACCACACACCTTACCGGAACAACCACCGACCTGGGAATTCTGGTATCTATGTTTACGCAGAAAAAATACAGAAGAAACGGAGAACTGATTGGCAGAGCGAAACTATTGATGAGTATTATGCTTGCCTATATCATGGGAGCTGTATTCTCAGGATTGACTTATTACTATCTGGAATTCAGAGTTTTCTATGTAATCAGTCTATGTCTTCTGTTTGTCATTGGGTATGATGCCTATAAAATTCATATTCGCCACTTCAATACGAAGTACAGATATAACAGGATTTACAGAAAGCCCAATATATTTGCCTACCTGTATGAGAAAATCCATGGAATTCCTAAAAGAGAGAAGAAAAGAAAGCTTGTCTTTGAAGATTAA
- a CDS encoding HAMP domain-containing sensor histidine kinase: MFNKVITNQTKTMVLLMLVFTAIILLFSGLVYFSIVNFSHQRFYELLKIRTATIVQIEKSKDHLDLPENYILNSLNDEELPMEKDYVFAVPADSNFKKISQEVHIPDYFFKNIIREGESNYNDEEFYYIGQSFRYDDKDYIAIASAKNHYVIYYLGFLKRTLLTCIVLSLFFSMIFSFYLSKTLFRPILKITGKVKEISSENLHLRLESQPDNKELNELVDTFNDMLNRIETSFETQNHLIGNVSHELRTPLTSIMGEADVALSISRTADEYKETLGIILDEAEKLDKKIKALLMIAQTGFDGKIQKMDKVRIDQLLWDVIETLRRIDSRNNIYLDISMLPDNPKKLKVQGNEQLLHLAVANIISNGCKYSNFQQVKVSLGATNTDVYIIVKDNGIGIPEVEMNKIYDPFFRASNTNNYEGYGIGLPLARNIVRMHHGELIVSSHENQGTTVQMRFPNFYSMQKVE; the protein is encoded by the coding sequence ATGTTTAATAAAGTCATTACAAATCAGACCAAAACGATGGTGCTTTTGATGTTGGTTTTTACCGCCATCATCCTGCTGTTCAGTGGTTTGGTCTATTTTTCTATTGTTAATTTCTCACATCAAAGATTTTATGAACTGCTGAAGATCAGAACGGCAACCATTGTTCAGATCGAAAAAAGCAAAGATCATCTCGACCTTCCGGAAAATTATATTCTCAACAGCCTGAATGATGAGGAACTTCCGATGGAAAAAGATTATGTTTTTGCCGTTCCTGCCGATTCCAATTTCAAAAAAATATCTCAGGAAGTTCATATCCCCGATTATTTCTTTAAAAATATCATTAGAGAAGGAGAGTCTAATTATAATGATGAAGAATTCTATTATATAGGACAAAGCTTCAGATATGACGATAAAGATTATATCGCCATTGCTTCTGCCAAAAACCACTATGTCATTTATTATCTGGGCTTTTTAAAAAGGACGCTGCTTACCTGTATTGTACTTTCTTTGTTCTTCAGTATGATATTTTCTTTTTATCTGTCTAAAACCTTATTCAGACCTATCTTAAAAATTACAGGAAAAGTAAAGGAAATCAGTTCTGAAAATCTTCACCTAAGACTGGAGTCTCAGCCTGATAATAAAGAACTGAATGAGTTGGTAGATACATTCAATGATATGCTCAATCGTATTGAAACTTCTTTTGAAACCCAGAATCACCTGATCGGAAATGTTTCCCACGAATTGAGAACTCCTCTTACATCCATTATGGGAGAAGCCGATGTTGCGCTTTCCATCAGCAGAACAGCCGATGAATACAAAGAAACCCTTGGTATCATTCTGGATGAAGCCGAAAAGCTGGATAAAAAAATCAAAGCTCTGCTCATGATTGCCCAAACCGGATTCGATGGAAAGATCCAGAAAATGGACAAGGTAAGAATTGACCAGCTTCTCTGGGATGTTATTGAAACACTGAGAAGAATTGATTCCCGAAATAATATCTATCTTGATATCAGCATGCTTCCTGATAATCCGAAAAAACTAAAAGTACAGGGGAACGAACAGCTATTACATCTTGCTGTGGCTAATATCATCAGTAACGGCTGTAAATACTCTAACTTTCAGCAGGTTAAAGTTTCTTTGGGAGCCACCAATACAGACGTTTATATCATTGTAAAAGATAACGGTATCGGAATTCCTGAAGTAGAAATGAATAAAATCTACGATCCATTCTTCAGAGCCTCCAATACAAACAACTATGAAGGCTATGGAATTGGGCTTCCGCTGGCAAGAAATATCGTAAGAATGCATCACGGTGAACTGATCGTAAGTTCGCATGAAAATCAGGGGACAACGGTACAGATGCGTTTTCCGAATTTTTATAGTATGCAGAAAGTAGAATAG
- a CDS encoding response regulator transcription factor, whose protein sequence is MKKIILIEDETSVVSFIKKGLQENGYEISVAFDGRTGVQLVQANDFDLVILDIMLPEMNGLDVCKEIRKTNQSVPILFLTALGTSENIVLGLESGGDDYLVKPFKFIELVARVKSLLRRSNNNGPQEIAEPEPDNEHVFQFSDLMVNDYSKKVTRAGEDISLTSTEYKLLLYFLNNPEKVISRAEILDAVWGVNYELGTNVVDVYVNYLRKKLDNQDDNKLIHTVIGMGYVLKKT, encoded by the coding sequence ATGAAAAAAATCATTCTTATCGAAGACGAAACCAGTGTGGTATCTTTTATTAAAAAGGGACTTCAGGAAAATGGGTATGAAATTTCTGTTGCTTTCGACGGGCGTACAGGAGTGCAGCTGGTGCAGGCTAACGATTTTGATCTGGTAATTTTAGACATTATGCTTCCGGAAATGAATGGTCTGGACGTATGTAAAGAAATAAGAAAAACCAATCAAAGTGTTCCGATTTTATTTCTGACTGCTTTGGGAACTTCTGAGAATATCGTTCTTGGGCTGGAAAGCGGTGGTGATGATTATCTGGTGAAACCTTTTAAATTTATTGAACTGGTGGCCCGTGTGAAGTCTCTGCTAAGAAGAAGCAATAACAACGGGCCACAGGAAATTGCTGAACCGGAGCCGGATAATGAACATGTATTTCAGTTTTCGGATCTGATGGTGAATGATTATAGCAAGAAAGTGACTCGTGCCGGAGAAGATATTTCTCTTACTTCCACAGAATATAAACTACTCCTGTATTTCCTGAATAACCCGGAAAAAGTAATTTCAAGAGCTGAAATTCTGGATGCGGTCTGGGGTGTAAACTATGAGCTGGGAACCAATGTGGTGGATGTGTATGTCAACTATTTAAGAAAAAAACTGGATAACCAGGACGATAATAAATTGATTCATACCGTGATAGGAATGGGGTATGTGTTGAAAAAAACATAA
- a CDS encoding helix-turn-helix domain-containing protein: protein MNDFLIGIGKRLKDIRKKNNLTINELAFKANVSNGLVSRIENGRTIPSLPVLLDLIQSLEIDASYFFEGVEKKSNAKFIYVPKENQQIIEKEVEAEGFKYMHIFSKSLHSLGFEAVLLTLEPNSKREKVITDAWEFKYILKGEVKYVIDNEEIILKEGDSLYFNGKFPHVPVSISDESCVMLVLYFYTA, encoded by the coding sequence ATGAACGACTTTTTAATAGGTATCGGCAAGAGATTAAAGGATATTAGAAAAAAGAATAATTTAACCATCAATGAACTGGCTTTCAAAGCGAATGTGAGTAACGGTCTTGTTTCCAGAATTGAAAACGGTAGAACCATTCCTTCACTTCCTGTTCTGTTGGATCTGATTCAGTCTCTTGAGATTGATGCCAGTTATTTTTTTGAAGGGGTTGAGAAAAAATCCAATGCCAAATTCATCTATGTTCCGAAGGAGAACCAGCAAATTATCGAAAAGGAAGTAGAAGCCGAGGGATTCAAATACATGCATATCTTCAGCAAGAGTCTTCATTCTTTAGGATTTGAAGCCGTTTTGTTAACTCTCGAACCGAATTCTAAAAGAGAAAAGGTCATTACAGATGCCTGGGAATTTAAATATATTCTGAAAGGAGAAGTAAAATATGTAATTGATAATGAAGAAATTATTTTAAAAGAAGGTGATTCTCTTTATTTCAACGGTAAGTTTCCTCACGTTCCGGTAAGCATCAGCGATGAAAGCTGTGTGATGCTTGTTCTTTATTTTTATACTGCTTAA